One window of the Mycobacteriales bacterium genome contains the following:
- a CDS encoding PKD domain-containing protein yields MLRVRSAVAAVVALPVVFALGYATPGATAKAPLPKVPDPAIRAAAHVALPHGRKAVHPGEPAAVAGTLRDRAGHPVAATYSLRVSDPAGRVLGTVGPLRSGADGSFRATVPGSLTKGVRADRDSHYVSTLAVRVVDVTAGRKHADDAGAAPLAVAAAPAGLELDNDFTSSVGWVKPGDTYPFRVVVRNYTTSPVADATVTLPAVPGMRFTKQQSATGTVTVADRTITWTIPSVPGAADETTPAAVTLVVEGAADTTQLNPRIVWEDLSTTATLTYGATTVTSKSHGPKVIPPGEQYDTARYGDRPFPVVPVDYVERKHSTEHNGQALADKINSPSIEGSTFNLYQEMSYGQLYPHATVPSAGIATAPFDSTNKIDFTDPRPNGVCTPDGLTTLEAAQGTAAYAERIHDGWYQLPGTTQYYGLDRYGPQAAFVGAVASQSLLFDIDSACGPTAKGVFDAAAIADPEIDYSDFDTDKDGVVDFFMMVFAGVGGHGASVTEKPPYDNIWPHSSSLEFTYTDPVTKQGGYVSKDQLKDLEGRPLWYTDGTRTTMTTTPQADDKLKVFVRVGPYNVNPESAIDKASVISHEYGHSLGLPDFYSTNDRDTYGDWNLMATDKSQNMDVFSKQDLGWIVPRVLPQGSHTATGWRDSKINTHQIEWRTPAGSKYVLEGANVANGEAYTVKLPGRTLISPEKVSQGASPSHVWWSGSGNDFGCAPEGGHNLDISLPELKEVAAGTTVTVSFASYWDMEWDYDYGFVLISPDSGETYTSVPSDKGYTTPAAQNPNTNNCQTRYGNGITGTSGSYQANTQQVDRVNGTASGTQYPDGPFLQDSYDISDLAGTDDPVLRFSYATDPGVAHPGWFIDDLVIKVGDKVIYQSNFESFEKDRPHIYNGGCKEDLRVAANCTKGWQYISSDVAATADHGYYMEMRDRSGFDFNGKNENDREGIAFQPGMLLVYTNESHGYGNAGTDDPPAQSPLDANPQPGESHPNLNDAAFAQGDTYNDSDHVDNYLDPSTESGNWEFRFSCLSFKVDKLAGDDVGPDSDPGTGGNLVGNVTFQTRPRCAAFDYGYNGAVRANVAPTAVLQVKPESAKVGQVVTFDGSSSFDDRDAPPDLTYAWSFGDGATGSGRTARHTYAKAGTYTVTLKVTDRNGASTTATRSVTVGATAPPKQTRQQRQMPATGLTDTYALLALMALGGAAALRRRTRRAA; encoded by the coding sequence ATGCTCCGTGTCCGGTCCGCCGTCGCCGCCGTGGTCGCGCTGCCCGTCGTGTTCGCGCTGGGGTACGCCACCCCGGGCGCGACCGCGAAGGCGCCGCTGCCGAAGGTGCCCGACCCCGCGATCCGCGCCGCGGCGCACGTCGCGCTGCCGCACGGCCGCAAGGCGGTCCACCCGGGCGAGCCGGCGGCCGTCGCCGGCACGCTGCGCGACCGCGCCGGGCACCCGGTCGCGGCGACGTACTCGCTGCGCGTCTCCGACCCGGCCGGCCGCGTCCTCGGCACCGTCGGGCCGCTGCGCAGCGGGGCGGACGGGTCGTTCCGCGCGACCGTCCCGGGCAGCCTCACGAAGGGCGTGCGCGCCGACCGGGACAGCCACTACGTCTCCACCCTCGCCGTCCGCGTGGTCGACGTCACCGCGGGCAGGAAGCACGCCGACGACGCGGGCGCCGCGCCGCTGGCCGTCGCCGCCGCGCCGGCCGGGCTCGAGCTCGACAACGACTTCACGTCGAGCGTCGGCTGGGTCAAGCCGGGCGACACGTACCCGTTCCGCGTCGTCGTCCGCAACTACACGACCAGCCCGGTCGCCGACGCGACCGTGACGCTGCCGGCCGTGCCGGGCATGCGCTTCACCAAGCAGCAGTCCGCCACCGGCACCGTCACCGTCGCCGACCGCACCATCACCTGGACCATCCCGAGCGTGCCCGGCGCGGCCGACGAGACGACGCCGGCCGCCGTGACGCTGGTGGTCGAGGGTGCCGCCGACACGACGCAGCTCAACCCGCGCATCGTGTGGGAGGACCTCTCCACCACCGCCACGCTCACCTACGGCGCCACGACGGTGACCTCGAAGAGCCACGGCCCCAAGGTCATCCCGCCGGGCGAGCAGTACGACACCGCGCGGTACGGCGACCGGCCGTTCCCGGTGGTCCCGGTCGACTACGTCGAGCGCAAGCACAGCACCGAGCACAACGGCCAGGCGCTCGCTGACAAGATCAACTCGCCGTCCATCGAGGGCTCGACGTTCAACCTGTACCAGGAGATGTCGTACGGCCAGCTCTACCCGCACGCCACGGTGCCGTCGGCCGGCATCGCGACGGCGCCGTTCGACTCGACCAACAAGATCGACTTCACCGACCCGAGGCCGAACGGCGTCTGCACCCCCGACGGCCTCACGACGCTCGAGGCGGCGCAGGGCACGGCCGCGTACGCCGAGCGCATCCATGACGGCTGGTACCAGCTCCCCGGCACCACGCAGTACTACGGCCTGGACCGGTACGGCCCGCAGGCGGCGTTCGTCGGCGCGGTGGCGTCGCAGTCGCTGCTGTTCGACATCGACAGCGCGTGCGGCCCGACCGCGAAGGGCGTCTTCGACGCCGCCGCGATCGCCGACCCGGAGATCGACTACTCCGACTTCGACACCGACAAGGACGGCGTCGTCGACTTCTTCATGATGGTGTTCGCCGGCGTCGGCGGGCATGGCGCGTCCGTCACCGAGAAGCCCCCGTACGACAACATCTGGCCGCACTCGTCCAGCCTGGAGTTCACCTACACCGACCCGGTGACCAAGCAGGGCGGCTACGTCTCGAAGGACCAGCTCAAGGACCTCGAGGGCCGGCCGCTCTGGTACACCGACGGCACCCGCACCACGATGACGACCACGCCGCAGGCCGACGACAAGCTCAAGGTGTTCGTCCGCGTCGGGCCGTACAACGTCAACCCCGAGTCGGCGATCGACAAGGCCAGCGTCATCTCGCACGAGTACGGCCACTCGCTCGGCCTCCCGGACTTCTACTCCACGAACGACCGGGACACGTACGGCGACTGGAACCTCATGGCGACCGACAAGTCGCAGAACATGGACGTGTTCAGCAAGCAGGACCTCGGCTGGATCGTGCCCCGCGTCCTCCCGCAGGGGAGCCACACGGCGACCGGCTGGCGCGACTCGAAGATCAACACGCACCAGATCGAGTGGCGCACGCCGGCCGGCTCGAAGTACGTGCTCGAGGGGGCGAACGTCGCCAACGGCGAGGCGTACACGGTGAAGCTGCCGGGACGCACGTTGATCAGCCCGGAGAAGGTGTCGCAGGGCGCGTCACCGTCACACGTCTGGTGGTCGGGGTCCGGCAACGACTTCGGCTGCGCGCCGGAGGGCGGGCACAACCTCGACATCTCGCTGCCGGAGCTGAAAGAGGTCGCCGCCGGCACCACCGTCACCGTGTCGTTCGCGTCGTACTGGGACATGGAGTGGGACTACGACTACGGCTTCGTGCTGATCTCGCCGGACAGCGGCGAGACGTACACGTCGGTCCCGTCGGACAAGGGGTACACGACCCCGGCCGCGCAGAACCCGAACACCAACAACTGCCAGACCCGCTACGGCAACGGCATCACCGGCACCAGCGGCTCGTACCAGGCCAACACCCAGCAGGTCGACCGGGTCAACGGCACCGCGAGCGGCACGCAGTACCCGGACGGGCCGTTCCTCCAGGACTCGTACGACATCTCCGACCTGGCCGGCACCGACGACCCGGTGCTGCGGTTCTCCTACGCGACCGACCCCGGCGTGGCGCACCCCGGCTGGTTCATCGACGACCTCGTCATCAAGGTCGGCGACAAGGTCATCTACCAGTCGAACTTCGAGTCGTTCGAGAAGGACCGCCCGCACATCTACAACGGCGGCTGCAAGGAGGACCTGCGCGTCGCCGCCAACTGCACCAAGGGGTGGCAGTACATCTCCTCCGACGTCGCGGCGACCGCCGACCACGGCTACTACATGGAGATGCGCGACCGCAGCGGCTTCGACTTCAACGGCAAGAACGAGAACGACCGCGAGGGCATCGCGTTCCAGCCGGGCATGCTGCTCGTCTACACCAACGAGTCGCACGGCTACGGCAACGCCGGCACCGACGACCCGCCCGCGCAGTCGCCGCTCGACGCCAACCCGCAGCCCGGCGAGTCGCACCCGAACCTCAACGACGCGGCGTTCGCCCAGGGCGACACGTACAACGACAGCGACCACGTCGACAACTACCTCGACCCGTCGACCGAGTCCGGCAACTGGGAGTTCCGGTTCTCCTGCCTGTCGTTCAAGGTCGACAAGCTCGCCGGCGACGACGTCGGCCCCGACTCCGACCCCGGCACCGGCGGCAACCTCGTCGGCAACGTGACGTTCCAGACGCGGCCGCGCTGCGCGGCGTTCGACTACGGCTACAACGGCGCCGTCCGCGCCAACGTCGCCCCGACCGCCGTGCTCCAGGTGAAGCCGGAGTCGGCGAAGGTCGGCCAGGTCGTGACGTTCGACGGCTCGTCGTCGTTCGACGACCGCGACGCGCCGCCGGACCTCACCTACGCGTGGTCGTTCGGCGACGGCGCCACCGGCAGCGGCCGCACGGCGCGGCACACGTACGCGAAGGCGGGCACCTACACGGTGACGTTGAAGGTCACCGACCGCAACGGCGCGTCGACCACGGCCACGCGTTCGGTGACGGTCGGCGCGACGGCGCCGCCGAAGCAGACGCGGCAGCAGCGGCAGATGCCGGCGACCGGTCTGACCGACACGTACGCGCTGCTCGCGCTGATGGCGCTCGGCGGTGCGGCGGCCCTCCGCCGCCGTACCCGCCGCGCCGCCTAG
- a CDS encoding DUF3159 domain-containing protein: MSGFRETVAKIRAEAQAGNVDGALEDVVAARQAGADAKELFGGPRDWVDSMLPVAVFTVAVIVGASLSTALWGAAAAEVVIVAIRLVRRETLRHAFSGVFGVAIAAFFAAKTHNKANFFLPGILVNAVYAVAFVLSVVLRHPLVGVIMRLIWADRPKAWHEHPVVHRAYAEATLGWAAVSALRVVVQEALRRAHQTGLLGVAKIAMGYPLYLAALALTKPYIDRRTRGVPVPEPEAEAEAGPGAEEPDAEVADAT; the protein is encoded by the coding sequence GTGAGCGGGTTCCGGGAGACGGTGGCGAAGATCCGGGCGGAGGCGCAGGCGGGCAACGTCGACGGCGCGCTCGAGGACGTGGTCGCCGCCCGCCAGGCCGGCGCCGACGCGAAGGAGCTGTTCGGCGGCCCGCGCGACTGGGTCGACAGCATGCTGCCGGTCGCCGTCTTCACCGTCGCCGTCATCGTCGGCGCCTCCCTGTCCACGGCGCTGTGGGGCGCCGCGGCCGCCGAGGTGGTCATCGTCGCGATCCGCCTCGTCCGGCGGGAGACGCTGCGGCACGCGTTCTCCGGCGTGTTCGGCGTCGCGATCGCGGCCTTCTTCGCCGCCAAGACTCACAACAAGGCCAACTTCTTCCTGCCGGGCATCCTCGTGAACGCCGTCTACGCGGTGGCGTTCGTGCTGTCGGTGGTGCTCCGGCACCCGCTCGTCGGCGTGATCATGCGGCTGATCTGGGCGGACCGGCCGAAGGCGTGGCACGAGCACCCGGTCGTGCACCGCGCGTACGCCGAGGCGACGCTCGGCTGGGCGGCCGTGTCGGCGCTGCGCGTGGTCGTGCAGGAGGCGTTGCGGCGCGCCCACCAGACCGGGCTGCTCGGCGTCGCGAAGATCGCGATGGGGTACCCGCTGTACCTCGCCGCGCTCGCGCTGACCAAGCCGTACATCGACCGGCGCACCCGCGGCGTGCCGGTGCCCGAGCCGGAGGCGGAGGCCGAGGCCGGGCCCGGGGCGGAAGAGCCGGACGCCGAGGTCGCGGACGCGACCTGA
- the sodN gene encoding superoxide dismutase, Ni: MLARLLAPRVTAEAHCDLPCGVYDPAQARIEALSVKACMEKYAASDDEQFRTRAIQIKEERADLVKHHLWVLWTDYFKPEHLAAHPELHQLFWDATKAAGAAKKSLDPADGQKVIDLVDQIAAVFADTKK, encoded by the coding sequence CTGCTGGCCCGCCTGCTGGCTCCGCGCGTCACCGCCGAGGCCCACTGCGACCTCCCGTGCGGCGTCTACGACCCGGCGCAGGCCAGGATCGAGGCGCTGTCGGTGAAGGCGTGCATGGAGAAGTACGCCGCGTCCGACGACGAGCAGTTCCGCACCCGCGCGATCCAGATCAAGGAGGAGCGCGCCGACCTGGTCAAGCACCACCTCTGGGTGCTGTGGACCGACTACTTCAAGCCCGAGCACCTCGCCGCGCACCCCGAGCTGCACCAGCTCTTCTGGGACGCCACGAAGGCCGCCGGCGCCGCCAAGAAGTCGCTCGACCCCGCCGACGGCCAGAAGGTCATCGACCTGGTCGACCAGATCGCGGCCGTCTTCGCCGACACCAAGAAGTAG
- a CDS encoding RNA polymerase sigma factor SigF, with protein sequence MTDLDGGTAPDAVETDVEAIEVPEDLVRDAAAERTSQDRAHARELFAQLAAGAEPAVRDELVRMHLPLVEYLARRFRNRGEPLEDLVQVATIGLIKSIDRFDLERGVEFSTYATPTIVGEIKRHFRDKGWAIRVPRRLQELKLTLTKATGELSQTLGRSPTVSELAQHLGLQEEEILEGLESANAYSAVSLDATDTGDDDAPAVSDSLGMVDEALEGVEYRESLKPLLDRLPPREKKILVLRFFGNMTQSQIAAELGISQMHVSRLLARTLAQLREGLLADD encoded by the coding sequence ATGACGGACCTGGACGGCGGCACGGCGCCCGACGCGGTCGAGACCGACGTGGAGGCCATCGAGGTCCCCGAGGACCTCGTCCGCGACGCCGCCGCCGAACGCACCTCGCAGGACCGGGCCCACGCCCGCGAGCTGTTCGCGCAGCTCGCCGCCGGCGCCGAGCCCGCCGTCCGCGACGAGCTGGTCCGCATGCACCTACCGCTCGTCGAGTACCTCGCCCGCCGCTTCCGCAACCGCGGCGAACCCCTCGAGGACCTGGTGCAGGTCGCCACCATCGGCCTGATCAAGTCCATCGACCGCTTCGACCTGGAACGCGGCGTCGAGTTCTCCACCTACGCCACCCCCACGATCGTCGGCGAGATCAAGCGGCACTTCCGCGACAAGGGCTGGGCCATCCGCGTCCCACGCCGCCTCCAGGAGCTGAAGCTCACCCTCACCAAGGCCACCGGCGAGCTCTCCCAGACCCTCGGCCGCTCCCCCACCGTCTCCGAGCTCGCCCAGCACCTCGGGCTCCAGGAGGAGGAGATCCTCGAAGGCCTCGAGTCCGCCAACGCCTACTCCGCCGTCTCCCTCGACGCCACCGACACCGGCGACGACGACGCGCCCGCCGTGAGCGACTCGCTCGGCATGGTGGACGAGGCGTTGGAGGGGGTGGAGTACCGGGAGTCGTTGAAGCCGCTGCTCGACCGGCTCCCGCCCCGCGAGAAGAAGATCCTCGTCCTGCGGTTCTTCGGGAACATGACGCAGTCGCAGATCGCCGCCGAGCTCGGCATCTCCCAGATGCACGTCTCGCGCCTCCTGGCGCGCACCCTCGCGCAGCTTCGGGAAGGTCTGCTCGCGGACGACTGA
- a CDS encoding arsenate reductase family protein: MEIWFNPSCSKCRASEELLDEAGVAYTERRYLDQPPTVEELDRVTRLLGVEPWDLTRMDEGRAKELDLANAPRDREAWLRTLADNPILVQRPIVITDDGRAVIGRPPEKILDLLKG, from the coding sequence ATGGAGATCTGGTTCAACCCGTCGTGCAGCAAGTGCCGGGCGAGCGAGGAGCTGCTGGACGAGGCGGGCGTCGCCTACACCGAACGCCGCTACCTCGACCAGCCGCCGACGGTCGAGGAGCTGGACCGCGTGACCCGGCTGCTCGGCGTGGAGCCGTGGGACCTGACCAGGATGGACGAGGGACGGGCGAAGGAGCTCGACCTGGCGAACGCGCCGCGCGACCGCGAGGCGTGGCTGCGGACGCTGGCGGACAACCCGATCCTGGTGCAGCGGCCCATCGTCATCACCGACGACGGCCGCGCGGTGATCGGCCGCCCGCCGGAGAAGATCCTCGACCTCCTGAAGGGCTGA
- a CDS encoding anti-sigma regulatory factor, translated as MTANPEVSAPVRDTVSLRLPADGAYLAVLRTAAAGLASRLNFTLDDIEDLRIAVDEACAMLLPRAVEGATLDCSFELKPGELDISVSLPTTDGTLPSRDTFAWTVLTALAGEVDASADGNRVTITMAKRSSTDVPGPRA; from the coding sequence ATGACGGCCAACCCCGAGGTGAGCGCGCCCGTCCGCGACACCGTCTCGCTCCGGCTGCCCGCCGACGGCGCCTACCTCGCGGTGCTCCGTACCGCGGCCGCCGGCCTCGCCTCCCGGCTCAACTTCACCCTCGACGACATCGAGGACCTGCGCATCGCCGTCGACGAGGCGTGCGCGATGCTGCTGCCCCGCGCCGTCGAGGGCGCCACCCTCGACTGCTCCTTCGAGCTGAAGCCCGGCGAGCTCGACATCTCCGTCAGCCTCCCGACCACCGACGGCACGCTGCCGTCCCGCGACACGTTCGCCTGGACCGTCCTCACCGCCCTCGCCGGCGAGGTCGACGCCAGCGCCGACGGCAACCGCGTCACCATCACCATGGCCAAGCGGTCCAGCACCGACGTCCCGGGGCCGCGCGCATGA
- a CDS encoding dTDP-4-dehydrorhamnose 3,5-epimerase family protein — translation MEFTETKVPGAWTVTPRPHADDRGVFLEMYKAATFAPAIGHPLSIAQVNNSVSRRNVLRGIHFALVPPGQAKFVYCPSGAGLDFVIDIRDGSPTFGTWDVVRIDSSERRGVYIAEGIGHAFVALSDEASLLYFCSAEYDPAREFTVSPFDPELDIDWQVADPILSDRDRDAPTLKEARELGQLPTWESALARYAELGLRLPSADPAGGA, via the coding sequence ATGGAGTTCACGGAGACGAAGGTGCCGGGCGCCTGGACGGTCACGCCGCGGCCGCACGCGGACGACCGGGGCGTGTTCCTCGAGATGTACAAGGCGGCGACGTTCGCGCCCGCGATCGGGCACCCGCTGTCCATCGCGCAGGTCAACAACTCGGTGTCCCGCCGCAACGTCCTGCGCGGCATCCACTTCGCGCTCGTCCCGCCCGGGCAGGCGAAGTTCGTCTACTGCCCCAGCGGCGCCGGCCTCGACTTCGTCATCGACATCAGGGACGGCTCGCCGACGTTCGGCACCTGGGACGTCGTGCGGATCGACTCCTCCGAACGCCGCGGCGTCTACATCGCGGAGGGCATCGGCCACGCGTTCGTGGCGCTGTCCGACGAGGCGTCGCTGCTGTACTTCTGCTCCGCCGAGTACGACCCGGCCCGCGAGTTCACCGTGTCGCCGTTCGACCCGGAGCTGGACATCGACTGGCAGGTGGCCGACCCGATCCTCTCCGACCGCGACCGCGACGCGCCGACGCTCAAGGAGGCGCGCGAGCTCGGCCAGCTACCGACGTGGGAGTCGGCGCTGGCGCGGTACGCCGAGCTGGGGCTGCGGCTGCCGTCAGCGGACCCGGCCGGCGGCGCGTAG
- a CDS encoding amino acid ABC transporter ATP-binding protein has translation MVKAEGVRKRFGHVEVLKGIDLEVGEREVVVLLGASGSGKTTFLRCINHLEKIDAGRLSVDGELVGYRQHGDKLYELRENEVARKRAEIGMVFQRFNLFPHMTALQNVTIAPVRVRGLKRDAAARRARELLDRVGLADKADAYPSMLSGGQQQRVAIARALAMDPKLMLFDEPTSALDPELVGEVLDVMKGLARDGMTMVVVTHEMGFAREVGDRVVFMDGGVVVEQGAPREVFANPRHERTKAFLSKIL, from the coding sequence ATGGTGAAGGCCGAGGGGGTGCGCAAGCGGTTCGGCCACGTCGAGGTGCTCAAGGGCATCGACCTCGAGGTCGGCGAGCGCGAGGTCGTCGTGCTGCTCGGCGCGTCCGGCTCCGGGAAGACGACGTTCCTGCGCTGCATCAACCACCTGGAGAAGATCGACGCCGGCCGGCTCTCCGTCGACGGCGAGCTGGTCGGCTACCGCCAGCACGGCGACAAGCTCTACGAGCTGCGGGAGAACGAGGTCGCCCGCAAGCGCGCCGAGATCGGCATGGTGTTCCAGCGGTTCAACCTGTTCCCGCACATGACGGCGTTGCAGAACGTCACGATCGCGCCGGTGCGGGTCCGCGGCCTCAAGCGCGACGCCGCCGCGAGGCGGGCGCGGGAGCTGCTCGACCGGGTCGGCCTCGCCGACAAGGCGGACGCGTACCCGTCGATGCTCTCCGGCGGCCAGCAGCAGCGCGTCGCGATCGCGCGGGCGCTGGCCATGGACCCGAAGCTGATGCTGTTCGACGAGCCGACGTCGGCGCTCGACCCGGAGCTGGTCGGCGAGGTGCTCGACGTGATGAAGGGCCTGGCCCGCGACGGCATGACGATGGTCGTCGTCACCCACGAGATGGGGTTCGCGCGCGAGGTCGGCGACCGGGTCGTCTTCATGGACGGCGGCGTCGTGGTCGAGCAGGGCGCGCCGCGCGAGGTGTTCGCCAACCCGCGGCACGAGCGGACGAAGGCGTTCCTCTCGAAGATCCTCTGA
- a CDS encoding GNAT family N-acetyltransferase has protein sequence MHSIRPAAPADVPVVLELIRELATYEREPDAVVATADGLRDALFGPAPAVYCHVAEVGGEVVGFALWFLNFSTWLGRHGIWLEDLYVRPAHRGSGIGKALLTTLLDLARARQYGRIEWWVLDWNEPAQGFYRSLGATPQDDWTVWRVQI, from the coding sequence ATGCACTCGATCCGCCCGGCCGCGCCCGCCGACGTCCCGGTGGTGCTGGAGCTGATCCGCGAGCTCGCGACGTACGAGCGCGAGCCGGACGCCGTCGTGGCCACGGCGGACGGCCTGCGCGACGCGTTGTTCGGCCCAGCGCCGGCCGTGTACTGCCACGTCGCCGAGGTCGGCGGCGAGGTCGTGGGGTTCGCGTTGTGGTTCCTGAACTTCTCGACCTGGCTCGGCCGGCACGGCATCTGGCTCGAGGACCTCTACGTCCGCCCCGCGCACCGGGGCTCCGGCATCGGTAAGGCGCTGCTCACGACGCTGCTCGACCTGGCGCGTGCGCGCCAGTACGGCCGCATCGAGTGGTGGGTCCTCGACTGGAACGAGCCCGCCCAGGGCTTCTACCGCTCCCTCGGCGCCACGCCCCAGGACGACTGGACCGTCTGGCGCGTCCAGATCTGA
- the sodX gene encoding nickel-type superoxide dismutase maturation protease, which translates to MSLPWLRVAVSGPSMLPALAPGDWVLVRRTNAPRPGRVVVVRRPERLVVKRLVRWTGDGRAWVEGDNAAVSGDSRTFGPVERADVVGEVRWRYYPLRAAGRVR; encoded by the coding sequence GTGAGCCTGCCGTGGCTGCGCGTGGCCGTGAGCGGCCCGTCGATGCTGCCCGCGCTCGCGCCCGGCGACTGGGTCCTCGTGCGCCGGACGAACGCGCCCCGCCCCGGGCGGGTGGTCGTCGTGCGGCGCCCGGAACGCCTCGTGGTCAAGCGGCTGGTCCGCTGGACCGGCGACGGCCGGGCGTGGGTGGAGGGCGACAACGCCGCGGTGTCGGGCGACAGCCGGACGTTCGGCCCGGTGGAGCGGGCCGACGTGGTCGGCGAGGTGCGGTGGCGGTACTACCCGCTACGCGCCGCCGGCCGGGTCCGCTGA
- a CDS encoding TIGR03767 family metallophosphoesterase: MRPSRRDVLRAAGVGGAALALPPSFFPSRRAAAGRPVDPRGTTLASTVLRSPTAGAGGYRLLVSGPGEAHVVRDDLGASAVAGRETRRRAVSAFLQLTDIHLVDVQSPARVEFLDRYSDAPTTQVPFDSAWRPQEPMSLHLADAVVRGAMNVARGPVTGRPFEFTICTGDNVDNTQYNETRWFVDLMDGETVTPDSGDLGKYEGVQDQDDATYDVHYWHPDGPPSGKEPDRAIADYGFPAVPGLLDAARKRFAARGVDTPWYAAFGNHDPLLQGNAPAFLPGPGGTDVPTPFANVATGPLKVVSLPAGVSAGDARDKLASGDAAFLAALLNAPARTVTADAGRRPLARREFMAEMFHTTGTPVGHGFAQDNVTSGAGYYAFDHGAFLRCVVLDTVNPGGYADGSIDQDQLAWLKGELDANAATRRLVVVFSHHTVATMNNPVPTPGDPRARVMGPEVVTLLLGYPHVVLWVNGHTHRNDVIPHTGGTGGFWEVNTAAHIDFPHQSRVLEIVDNLDGTLSVFGTIVDADAPLTVGKASAPTTATGLASLARELGANDWQARPADLNGGRRGPREARNVELLVKAPFDLGLGGSRATPAATASSSARPRGGPVIADTGARETPATVAAALAVAAAGIAAARRRTEEGA, from the coding sequence GTGCGACCTTCCCGCCGCGACGTGCTGCGCGCGGCGGGCGTGGGCGGCGCCGCGCTGGCGCTGCCGCCGTCGTTCTTCCCGTCGCGCCGCGCGGCGGCGGGGCGGCCGGTGGACCCGCGGGGCACCACGCTGGCGTCGACGGTGCTGCGGTCGCCGACCGCGGGGGCGGGCGGGTACCGGCTGCTGGTGTCGGGGCCTGGCGAGGCGCACGTCGTCCGCGACGACCTGGGCGCCAGCGCCGTGGCCGGCCGCGAGACGCGGCGCAGGGCGGTGAGCGCGTTCCTCCAGCTCACCGACATCCACCTGGTGGACGTGCAGTCGCCGGCGCGGGTGGAGTTCCTGGACCGGTACTCCGACGCGCCGACGACGCAGGTGCCGTTCGACTCGGCGTGGCGGCCGCAGGAGCCGATGTCGCTGCACCTGGCGGACGCGGTCGTGCGGGGCGCGATGAATGTCGCGCGCGGCCCGGTGACCGGGCGGCCGTTCGAGTTCACGATCTGCACCGGCGACAACGTCGACAACACCCAGTACAACGAGACCCGCTGGTTCGTGGACCTCATGGACGGCGAGACCGTGACGCCGGACTCCGGCGACCTCGGGAAGTACGAGGGCGTGCAGGACCAGGACGACGCGACGTACGACGTCCACTACTGGCACCCCGACGGCCCGCCCTCCGGCAAGGAACCGGACCGCGCGATCGCCGACTACGGCTTCCCGGCGGTGCCGGGGCTGCTCGACGCGGCCCGCAAGCGGTTCGCGGCGCGGGGGGTGGACACGCCGTGGTACGCGGCGTTCGGCAACCACGACCCGCTGCTCCAGGGCAACGCCCCGGCGTTCCTGCCGGGCCCCGGCGGCACCGACGTCCCGACGCCGTTCGCGAACGTCGCCACCGGCCCGCTCAAGGTCGTCTCGCTCCCGGCCGGCGTCTCGGCCGGCGACGCGCGGGACAAGCTCGCGTCGGGCGACGCGGCGTTCCTCGCCGCGCTGCTCAACGCGCCCGCCCGCACGGTCACCGCCGACGCCGGCCGGCGGCCGCTGGCACGGCGGGAGTTCATGGCCGAGATGTTCCACACGACGGGGACGCCGGTGGGCCACGGCTTCGCGCAGGACAACGTCACCAGCGGCGCCGGCTACTACGCGTTCGACCACGGCGCGTTCCTGCGCTGCGTCGTGCTCGACACGGTCAACCCGGGCGGCTACGCCGACGGCTCGATCGACCAGGACCAGCTCGCCTGGCTGAAGGGCGAGCTCGACGCGAACGCCGCCACCCGCCGGCTCGTCGTCGTGTTCAGCCACCACACCGTCGCCACGATGAACAACCCGGTGCCGACGCCCGGCGACCCGCGGGCGCGGGTGATGGGGCCGGAGGTCGTGACGCTGCTGCTCGGCTACCCGCACGTCGTGCTCTGGGTCAACGGCCACACCCACCGCAACGACGTGATCCCGCACACCGGCGGCACGGGCGGGTTCTGGGAGGTCAACACCGCCGCGCACATCGACTTCCCGCACCAGTCGCGGGTCCTCGAGATCGTCGACAACCTCGACGGCACGCTGTCGGTGTTCGGCACGATCGTCGACGCGGACGCGCCCCTGACGGTCGGGAAGGCGAGCGCGCCCACCACCGCCACCGGCCTCGCGTCGCTGGCGCGCGAGCTCGGCGCGAACGACTGGCAGGCGCGTCCCGCCGACCTCAACGGCGGCCGCCGCGGCCCGCGCGAGGCGCGCAACGTGGAGCTGCTCGTCAAGGCGCCGTTCGACCTGGGCCTCGGCGGCAGCCGCGCGACGCCGGCCGCGACCGCCTCGTCGTCGGCGCGGCCGCGCGGTGGGCCGGTCATCGCCGACACCGGCGCGCGCGAGACGCCCGCCACCGTCGCGGCCGCGCTCGCGGTCGCGGCCGCGGGGATCGCCGCCGCCCGGCGGCGGACGGAGGAGGGGGCGTGA